In one window of Oligoflexia bacterium DNA:
- a CDS encoding YdeI/OmpD-associated family protein — translation MTLKKKTKSKKATGPLHDLPSDLNAAINTNASLKKAWDQLTPLAQNEWICWVSSAKKEETRTKRILRMQEDLSAGKKRPCCWPGCPHRRPSAAKWF, via the coding sequence ATGACCCTAAAGAAAAAAACAAAGTCCAAAAAAGCAACTGGCCCTTTGCATGATTTGCCCAGTGATTTAAACGCTGCCATCAACACAAACGCTTCTCTTAAAAAAGCCTGGGATCAGCTGACACCACTAGCACAAAATGAATGGATTTGTTGGGTGAGTTCTGCAAAAAAAGAAGAAACCAGAACAAAACGAATCCTTAGAATGCAAGAAGATTTAAGTGCGGGCAAAAAAAGACCCTGTTGTTGGCCGGGCTGTCCGCATAGAAGACCCAGTGCTGCAAAGTGGTTTTAA
- a CDS encoding PQQ-dependent sugar dehydrogenase: protein MFTINTKLIRLCSLLSLCFIACKQKSAQAAWVEQSQHGSFKVEKILQEKRAIWGFDFVSDQHIIYTLVSGQIKLFDLKSKSSLLIKDLDNVYVGGQGGLLDIAVHHNQNKTKSIYFCYSTKTKEGQSTALAKADLSNNKLENLKTLFTAQPYFKTSHHFGCRIAFDGQGSLFLSVGDRGNRDLAQSLNSHNGKILRLDLDGKPAKNNPFVKTKDAKPEIWSYGHRNPQGLFFDINSNTLYEQEHGPKGGDEINIIEKGKNYGWPIITYGKEYSGFKINGGLNKKDGLEQPLHYYVPSIAPSGLAQYRGTVLKFWDQDLFSGALALTHINRIRIKNGKVVEEERLLKNLKQRIRHVKMGPDEKLYFSTDSGDLYCIDANNNPGI, encoded by the coding sequence ATGTTTACAATCAATACAAAGTTAATTCGCTTATGCAGTTTGTTGTCTTTATGTTTTATTGCCTGCAAACAAAAATCCGCACAAGCGGCTTGGGTAGAGCAGTCACAACATGGTTCATTTAAGGTAGAAAAGATCTTACAAGAAAAACGAGCCATATGGGGATTTGACTTTGTCAGTGACCAGCACATTATTTACACCTTGGTCTCTGGCCAAATCAAACTGTTTGATCTTAAAAGCAAAAGCTCATTGCTGATTAAAGACTTGGACAATGTTTATGTGGGTGGTCAAGGTGGCTTGCTTGATATTGCGGTTCATCACAACCAGAATAAAACAAAAAGCATTTATTTTTGTTATTCCACTAAAACCAAAGAAGGTCAAAGCACCGCTTTAGCCAAAGCTGACCTAAGCAACAACAAGCTTGAAAACCTTAAAACCTTATTCACAGCCCAACCTTATTTTAAAACTTCACACCACTTTGGCTGTCGCATAGCTTTTGATGGTCAGGGTTCATTGTTTTTAAGCGTTGGCGACCGTGGCAACCGTGATCTGGCTCAAAGCTTAAACAGTCACAATGGGAAAATTTTGCGTTTGGATTTAGACGGCAAGCCCGCTAAAAACAACCCGTTTGTTAAGACTAAAGATGCAAAACCAGAAATCTGGTCTTATGGCCATCGTAACCCACAAGGCCTCTTTTTTGATATCAACTCTAACACCTTGTATGAGCAAGAACATGGCCCAAAAGGTGGCGATGAAATCAATATCATTGAAAAAGGAAAAAACTATGGCTGGCCCATCATTACCTATGGCAAAGAATACAGTGGTTTTAAAATCAATGGCGGCTTGAATAAAAAAGATGGCCTTGAACAACCTTTGCATTATTATGTACCCTCTATTGCTCCTTCTGGTCTTGCTCAATACCGAGGAACTGTGCTTAAATTTTGGGATCAAGATTTATTCTCAGGCGCATTGGCACTGACACATATCAATAGAATTAGAATAAAAAATGGAAAAGTGGTTGAGGAAGAGCGTCTTTTAAAAAACTTAAAACAGCGTATTCGTCATGTTAAAATGGGACCAGATGAAAAACTATATTTCTCTACAGACTCGGGTGATCTATATTGCATTGATGCCAACAACAACCCTGGCATTTGA